In Phragmites australis chromosome 18, lpPhrAust1.1, whole genome shotgun sequence, the genomic window AATGTCCAATTGTAAGAACAAACGTTATAATTCAAGTTTAATTCCTATCCCGAGCAGGGACAATGGTGATCGAACACAAGTATCAACCgcttgcaaaaagaaaaaaattaaatgcaTTAAACTTAGTCGAGACTCTTAGAAGTGACGTGGGTTTATGATTTTGTTGTCGCATTATGCTTCACTGCATTTTGCGTAAATCCAGTACCAGTATACAGAAATTGCTTACGCTATATCTATAACTATTCATACATATGCAAGAAAACCTCACACCAATGAGgaggagaaaagagaaaaaaggaggaaaggggtctattcttttttttaaggtaAAATGCCTCGAATAATATACGCACATGTAGCACTCCATCCAATGATAAAAAGGTGTCATATTGAGTTGGTTGTAGTCAAAACTATATCAACCTTGGCCATAAACATTGTTTTGTTCATTGAGattgaaaaaaatagttttacaaTTAACaatgtttcttaattttataaatatattacaataaaaatgTACCAAGAAAAGTTGTGTTCAATGACTTAGTAGatgtaaaatattatttaaaaccGGAGGAAGcagaatatttttctatttgtaATTGATGCAAATATTACATATCTACCTTATGGGTAAACATTAGACAAAAAACATCTAAAAGGTTTGCTAGAAAACACTAGTGCAACCTAGTTATTTTAAATCACATGCAAATCTATTTGTGGCTTCaatctaattaaaattctaGCAATTGTTGCACAAATAAAGCATAAAATTTCAAACAGGATTTCCACATGACTCCATGCTCCACCAGCACTGTTCCATGAAATTCCAAACCAAATCCATCTGCACCCCAAAACTGTGGTCTCCCTAGAAAAgacatttgcataaaagccccCACACTTCTCCAACCTAACCCAACccctaaaaaaaatagaaaaagaaaagaaagcacaCCCGCACCGCCACCTTCCTCCCCCTATATACTCTCGCCGGAGCCGAACCACTCCTCGTGCCACCCCTTCCGTTCCTTGTGATCTCCGAATTCCCACCTCAGATTTCAAGGGCCGAGGCGTGCAATCCCCGGCTCTCCCCGCCCACCGTATATGCGAGGGCGTCCCTCGCCTCGAATCTGTCGCGAAAGGCGCTGCCTTTACCAGCTGCTGGTTGTGATTTGAGCCGGGTGGATTGATCCCGGAAAGAGGCTGCCGTTCTTGATCCGGGGAAGTTTTGTTGGTTGATTGGCGGGAGGAAAGGTAAGATTCGTTCTCTTGATCCTGCAAtgtttgttcattttttttttgtattagTCTGCATAGGCGGTGGATGATCTTAACCCCCGGGGAGGCGCTCCCCAACGCTGCCGGCGGCCGCAGTTCAAACCGCTTCCGGTAGCCTTTCCGTCTCCCCCATCCACGTTCCCTGCCGGCATCGGTGCCGCTATACCACCGGACTGCACCAGTGCACCACCTCACCGCATCCCGCGCCATCTTCCTCGCCCTTTTTTACTGCGATCCAAAgctaatattttttcttgtgtgtGGGGGGTGGTAACTGGTAAAGGTGGATGTTTCGCGTGCAAAATCTGCCGGAATAGATCACGGGAGCTGGAGCCTTGGCAAGGGGGAAAGGCGAAAACGATGAGTTGAATGCAAAATTTGTCCTCATCCAGAATTTTAGCTTTTAGCGTTTGAGGATTTTTCGATGATATTTTAGAAGTTGTGATGGCTTTGCCGTGTAGAAATTTATACTACTGTCTTTTTGAGAAGCTTATGAATTGCGAGGAAAGGTTAATGCTTGGATCATACATGGTTGAATCCTTCATGTGATTGCCTCAAAGAACACCTTTGACCGAagaaatatctaaaatttcttTAAAGAAGTTCTCAGAGGAAAATTTCAAGTTGCTTTCTGTCTAGCGCTGCCGTATTCATTTGAGCACCTCAAAGAAAGCTTTTATTTAGAGGGACATCAGAGTTTCTTTTATGCAACTCAGGAAAGTCCAAGTTTTGTGTCACTTTCTATATGTACTTCATCTACTGCCATCTAACAACTTCTTTGTTGATCTGCAGAAGCCATGATACCTTCTGTGAGGCTCTCTCCTGCCCCTGCGGCCTTCTTTGGCTCCAACCTACGCTCAAAATCAGCTGTGGTTCCATCTGTCTCCAGTCTCAAACCCTCCAAATATGTGGTTTCGTCCCTTAGACCACTTTACCTTGCACCGCTAGATGGTCCACGAATTGCTGAGGTGAAGCCTCAGAGGCAGCCACTTGAGTTCCGGTGCGCAGCTTCTGCAGCTGATGACAAGGAGTCCAAGGCTGAGGTGGTGCCAGTCCGCTCGGAAGGCGCACAGAGGTTAAAGATCTCCATTTATTTCGCGACTTGGTGGGCGCTTAATGTGATATTTAACATTTATAACAAGAAGGTTCTCAATGCTTTCCCATACCCTTGGCTCACCTCCACGCTCTCCCTCGCCTGTGGCTCAGCAATGATGCTTTTCTCATGGGCCACCCGCCTTGTTGAGGCCCCTAATACTGACCTAGATTTCTGGAAAGTTCTTTTCCCGGTGAGTTGGGTCTTTCTTGTCAATCATCTTTTTTTATTGTATCTTCATGGAAAAGTGTAATTGAATTTGGTGATTTCTTTAATTGATGAAGGTTGCAGTAGCACATACAATTGGCCATGTTGCTGCGACGGTGAGCATGTCTAAGGTGGCAGTGTCATTCACGCACATAATTAAAAGTGCAGAACCTGCATTCAGTGTTTTGGTGTCAAGATTCCTCCTTGGGGAGACGTTCCCAGTTCCCGTCTATCTTTCCCTTCTCCCAATCATTGGTGGTTGTGCTCTAGCTGCTGTCACAGAGCTGAACTTTAATATGGTTGGTAAGTATAAATTGTTTCTTTGACATTTTATTCCAACCGCTGGCTTAGAAATTGATGTATGTTTtcctttgaagtttgaattataGGTGTAATGGTTaaattttataattaaaatGTAAGTATGAGCTAAATAAGGTTCAGTTTCCAATTGCTTTCAAAGAAAATTGACCCATTAAATTACTCTTTTGTTCTATAGCCTCTATCTAGATTTGCGTGCTGTTCATGAACTATGCTCCTTAACTTATGGAgactgaaaaaggaaaaataagccCAAATAACAGATAGAATATGTTAGCTTTGTCTAATTTGAGAAACCAGTTGGAGAAAAGTCGCACACATATATTCTTATCATCCTTTTCTACCAGAAGAAACATGCATGATGCCCCTTTTCTCCCATTTCCACCTGAAGTTTCATGCCTAGATTTAAGCTTAAGAATAAGACAAAATATGAGTCATAGGCGAGTTTGCAATTGTTTTCAACAGTCTTTTCTCATGTAAGGTGAGGCAACtgttctctttctcttttttgatGTTAATATATTTACCATTTGTCCTCCCACCAGGATTTATGGGTGCCATGATATCCAACCTTGCATTTGTTTTCCGCAACATCTTCTCAAAGAGGGGAATGAAGGGGAAGTCCGTCAGTGGCATGAATTACTATGCTTGCCTGTCGATAATGTCCCTGGTCATACTGACTCCATTTGCCATTGCTATGGAGGGCCCCCAAATGTGGGCTGCTGGTTGGCAGAAGGCTCTTGCAGACGTTGGCCCCAATGTTATCTGGTAAACAAGAAGTCAATATTTTGCAATTGTAATTTGGTTCTAAATTACACAACACAGCTTGAAATGGTTCACATTCTTGCTGTTTTAAGAGAGAAACCTacttagagcatgtacaatgggATGCTTAAAGGAGGTGCTTATGGAAAAAAcccatttttttctcaaaggCACTAGCACAAGTGCTTAGACAGAGGACAAGGTGCTTACTTAAGCACCGCTGcttatattagtgctaacaaGATAATTAACCATGTTTAAACACATGTAGCCTTTGTTTGcattgaaaattataatttttatgtaggtgCTTAACACTCTCTTTCCTTAAGCACCTAGCCATAAGCACCTAGCATTGTTCATGCCCTTATGGGGCTATTGCTTTTACTCTTCGGTTGGGCATATTCATGTTAGACTTCAGTGCCTATCCTTAACAAGGACcgatatattatttttgatgAATGCCAGCATTTATAATTGATCTTAAATCACAGGTCCTCTGTTGATATTTTTCTGATGTGTTACTGTTGAATTTTATAGGTGGGTTGCTGCTCAGAGCGTGTTCTATCACTTGTATAACCAGGTGTCCTACATGTCTCTCGATGAGATTTCTCCATTGACATTTAGCGTTGGGAACACAATGAAGCGCATATCAGTGATTGTTTCATCAATCATTATCTTCCACACACCTGTCCGCCCTGTCAATGCACTAGGAGCTGCCATTGCCATCCTTGGCACCTTCCTGTATTCTCAGGTGATTTGGCTGCTTTAATATTTCATTGTAGTTGTGCTTGCGCTGTTTTGTGTCAAGTATTTCCCACTAGTCTATGTCCACAATTTTGTGATCCATGACACAAGTGCAGTAGGCATAAATTTGTTGATACGCACACTTGTTTTATCCTTGCTTACCCCATGATATCCACATGACCAAAATTCTTTCATTTTAACCAAGCATACTTCCATCCATGCTGCTCGACTTCAAAGTGGATGTATTACTCCAGGGGTAGTGATATACTGACATGGACTTCTTTAGTTAGATTGCGGAGAAAAATCTAGAGATGATTTTTCACATTAAAGTACACAAAGATATATGGGCAAACAGAAAGCGTAAGGGAATGAAGAAAAGCGGATAATGTCCTGTAGTTTTGTTGCATGAATGCTAATACATCTTGATTATATGCGCGCGCGCTAAAGTTTCTCTTTTGTCAAAATTTACATTCCGATGCAGGCAAAAGCGTGAGGTTAAGATGCTGGTAAATGGTCAGGGCCATGGAGGATGAACGTCTCAGCAGAATCAGTAGCAAGCTCTGAGGCCAATTTTTCCTGTGCAAGAGTCCTGTATATATAGGCTTAAGTTTCCATATGAGAGGTGATAATAATGGGTCACTGGCTGCTGTTTTTCCTGCTATTTGTTTGTCAATCACAAATTGAAATCTGAATAGAACCGTATGAGAATTCACCGATGCTGTTTCTTTCCGAGTAGATATTGTAATCAAAATCCGGTTCCGATAGTTGTACTGTTCAATAGCCATTCGTTTTCATGCATTCCAGTGCTTAGCAGAGTTCAGATGACACGATGAATGCTTCAACTCCCTACTTTCCCTCCATTTGGGCTTTGTCTGACTACAAAACAGCAATATTGCAAAGGCCTGAAGAATTCGACGCAAAGCTTCTGGTCAAAAACATCATGGCAGAGCTAAAGCAATATAATGTTTTCTTTTGCTGTCTCTTTAGTTTCAACGTCAATTCTGAAATAATTTGGAGATAGTTTAAACACAAACAGATGCACTGGGGGTTGTAAACTTGCAGTTCTAGTGCTAGGTTTCAACCTCCTTGGCTATCGCTGCAGAGTTGGGGAATTAGTGGATGCCGTTTCTTTCCACAGCTTTCTCGCGGTCGCTCAAGCTGCAGACGAGACGTCACAGGCGCTGCGTGACTCCAGAGCCCGTGGGCCTCTGTGGCTGGCCGCGAATGCAGCTGCAGCAGGGCTGGATCGGGCTGAGGTTGATGCTTCCGTTCCATTCCATGGCCAGCAATCGGACAAGGCGTACTTTCCTTAGAGACCACATCCTCTTCTGGTTGCTGTTGCTGAGGGCCTTTTGAGCCACGTAGGCGTCCAATCTACTCATGTCAATTTCatgctcaaaaataaaaaatatatcgaTGGATGAAGTTTAAATATGGAGTCTTAAATATGTTAACAGCACATAACCCAAAACTccattgtctttttttttctctctccctagAGTGGAGTACAGAaactacaaaatattttttcttaatttaaaaAGGCATGGAACTTCTTCAGGTTTATATGACAAAATCATTTTGTTCAAGAATGAGTGATACTTTTTGGACAAAACACGGTTTCAATAAGCAGTTTTGACCATCAATTTCTATAACAATATTCTAGTTAAAGGTATTtaaatatggtaaaatacttTTCATAGCTAAGGATATTTGGTCTCTAAAACTTTAGAATGTCATATTAACTTCAAATATAGGGCATAACAAAATCCGGCCTATTCAGAAGTGCGAACACAAGAATTTTACATGAATAATGTAGAAGATAGGAACGCAAAATTTAATATAGTTCCTCAGTATTTCCTTTAGAATTCCGTTATTCGAACAAGTCCTCATGATCTTCTTCTGCCTTCCATGTCCCCACGTATTTCCACATCACACCACACATAAAATCATGCATCGAGACATACATAGCCATACaactttgagagagagagagagagagagagagagagagagagagagagagagctccatTTGGTACAGCCCACAGCTAGTAGCTCAATAGCTCGCACGTACGTGCACACAAGCGTGGACGCATAGAACCTACAGCCATGTACGCCCTGACGCCGCGCTGCCACCTCCCGCCGATCCGCCGGTCGCCACCGCCGTGCCAGGCCGCGTCGACGACGTCGCCGCCGTCACTGTCGGTCCCGTCCCGCGCCGACCCGGACGAGCTGCGGTCGACGTGGCCGCAGCGCGCGTGGACGCTGGCCGGCTCggccgccatcctctcctccaTGTCCACGTCCGCGTCCCTCGTCGCGGCGGGCTCCAGCTCGGCCGCGGAGCCGCTCGCCGCCGCGTTCGCCGCCTACTCCCTCGCCGACCTCGCCACGGGCGTCTACCACTGGTTCGTCGACAACTACGGCGACGCCTCGACGCCCGTCTTTGGCTCGCAGATCGCCGCGTTCCAGGGCCACCACCGCTACCCGTCCACGATCACATTCCGAGAGCCGTGCAACAACCTGCACGCGCTCGCGCGGGCCGTGGCACTCGCGCTCGTCCCCGTCGACACCGCGCTCTCCGCCGC contains:
- the LOC133899617 gene encoding fatty acid desaturase 4, chloroplastic-like, with translation MYALTPRCHLPPIRRSPPPCQAASTTSPPSLSVPSRADPDELRSTWPQRAWTLAGSAAILSSMSTSASLVAAGSSSAAEPLAAAFAAYSLADLATGVYHWFVDNYGDASTPVFGSQIAAFQGHHRYPSTITFREPCNNLHALARAVALALVPVDTALSAAGSPAAAHAFAGAFAACVVLSQQFHAWAHEKRRRLPPGVEALQDAGVLVSRAQHAAHHRQPYNTNYCIVSGMWNGVLDRYRVFEALEMVVYFRTGVRPRSWDETDASWKEDTGAVAAASATAGDDGLLHTVTAD
- the LOC133899572 gene encoding glucose-6-phosphate/phosphate translocator 2, chloroplastic-like, producing the protein MIPSVRLSPAPAAFFGSNLRSKSAVVPSVSSLKPSKYVVSSLRPLYLAPLDGPRIAEVKPQRQPLEFRCAASAADDKESKAEVVPVRSEGAQRLKISIYFATWWALNVIFNIYNKKVLNAFPYPWLTSTLSLACGSAMMLFSWATRLVEAPNTDLDFWKVLFPVAVAHTIGHVAATVSMSKVAVSFTHIIKSAEPAFSVLVSRFLLGETFPVPVYLSLLPIIGGCALAAVTELNFNMVGFMGAMISNLAFVFRNIFSKRGMKGKSVSGMNYYACLSIMSLVILTPFAIAMEGPQMWAAGWQKALADVGPNVIWWVAAQSVFYHLYNQVSYMSLDEISPLTFSVGNTMKRISVIVSSIIIFHTPVRPVNALGAAIAILGTFLYSQAKA